The following are from one region of the Streptomyces decoyicus genome:
- a CDS encoding TatD family hydrolase, producing the protein MAPQDKNTPPPLPEPLRVAVADSHTHLDMQEGTVEEALAKAASVGVTTVVQVGCDLAGSRWAAETAAAHESVHATVALHPNEAPRVVLGDPDGWSRQGAREPGGDSSLDAALAVIDELAALPQVRGVGETGLDYFRTGPEGMAAQERSFRAHIEIAKRHGKALVIHDREAHDDVLRILREEGAPERVVFHCYSGDAAMAKICADAGYFMSFAGNVTFKNAQPLRDALAVAPPELVLVETDAPFLTPAPYRGRANAPYLIPVTLRAMAEVKAVTEDALATAIAANTARVFGY; encoded by the coding sequence ATGGCACCGCAGGACAAGAACACCCCGCCGCCGCTGCCCGAACCGCTTCGGGTGGCGGTCGCGGATTCGCACACCCATCTGGACATGCAGGAGGGCACGGTCGAGGAGGCGCTCGCCAAGGCCGCCTCCGTCGGCGTGACCACCGTCGTCCAGGTGGGCTGCGACCTGGCCGGTTCGCGGTGGGCCGCGGAGACCGCGGCCGCCCACGAGAGCGTGCACGCCACCGTCGCGCTGCACCCCAACGAAGCGCCCCGGGTGGTACTCGGCGATCCGGACGGCTGGTCACGGCAGGGGGCGCGGGAGCCCGGCGGTGACAGTTCCCTGGATGCCGCGCTCGCCGTGATCGACGAGCTGGCCGCGCTGCCGCAGGTCCGCGGCGTCGGCGAGACCGGTCTGGACTACTTCCGTACCGGGCCCGAGGGCATGGCCGCCCAGGAGCGCTCGTTCCGTGCGCATATCGAGATCGCCAAGCGGCACGGCAAGGCCCTGGTCATCCACGACCGCGAGGCGCACGACGACGTCCTGCGGATCCTGCGCGAGGAGGGCGCCCCCGAACGGGTCGTCTTCCACTGCTACTCCGGCGACGCCGCGATGGCCAAGATCTGCGCCGACGCCGGCTACTTCATGTCCTTCGCCGGCAACGTCACGTTCAAGAACGCCCAGCCGCTGCGCGACGCCCTCGCCGTCGCCCCGCCCGAGCTGGTCCTCGTCGAGACCGACGCCCCTTTCCTGACTCCCGCCCCTTACCGCGGACGGGCCAACGCCCCGTACCTCATTCCGGTCACGCTGCGGGCGATGGCGGAGGTCAAGGCCGTGACCGAGGACGCACTGGCCACCGCCATCGCCGCGAACACGGCGCGGGTCTTCGGTTACTGA
- a CDS encoding YbaK/EbsC family protein → MSDSRSDTAQETTPSPAHPRFAEALTELGLTVEVRRFPEATRTAAEAAAAVGCDLAQIVKSLIFAVDGQPVLVLMDGASRVDVERVRTELGATEVGRADAALVRETTGYAIGGVPPFGHRTRTLVLADRGLLAHDTVWAAAGTPHAVFPLDPASLIAYAQGRIVDVRERTA, encoded by the coding sequence ATGAGCGATTCCCGGTCCGACACCGCCCAGGAAACCACCCCCTCCCCGGCTCACCCCCGCTTCGCCGAAGCGCTCACGGAACTGGGCCTGACCGTCGAGGTCCGCCGCTTCCCCGAGGCCACCCGAACCGCCGCCGAGGCCGCCGCGGCCGTCGGCTGCGACCTCGCCCAGATCGTCAAGTCGCTGATCTTCGCGGTGGACGGGCAGCCGGTGCTGGTGCTCATGGACGGCGCCTCGCGCGTCGACGTGGAACGCGTACGCACGGAACTCGGCGCCACCGAGGTCGGCCGCGCCGACGCCGCCCTCGTCCGCGAGACCACCGGATACGCCATCGGCGGCGTACCGCCCTTCGGCCACCGCACCCGCACCCTCGTGCTGGCCGACCGCGGACTGCTCGCGCACGACACGGTCTGGGCCGCCGCCGGCACCCCGCACGCCGTCTTCCCGCTCGACCCCGCGTCCCTGATCGCGTACGCCCAGGGCCGGATCGTGGACGTGCGCGAGCGCACCGCGTGA
- a CDS encoding DMT family transporter translates to MTPLVVAAVLTAALTHASWNAIAHGIRDQLLAFTLVGGGGALCGLVAAFFTPLPAAGAWPYLLASAVLHIVYQALLMQSFRLGDFGQMYPIARGTAPLVVTVLAAVFVHEVPDAWALAGVALTSAGLVGVALWGIRGSGTKPHWPAIIAALATGLAIASYTTVDGLGVRASGSSLGYIAWLMILEGIVIPAYALAVRRRRLLTELRPFALRGLAGGVLSVFAYGLVLWAQTRAPLAPIAALRESSIIVGAAIGALFFKERFGAPRIAAAGLMVVGIGLMLHTG, encoded by the coding sequence GTGACCCCGCTCGTCGTCGCGGCCGTCCTGACAGCCGCCCTCACCCACGCCAGCTGGAACGCCATCGCCCACGGCATACGCGACCAGCTCCTGGCCTTCACCCTGGTCGGCGGCGGCGGTGCGCTCTGCGGCCTCGTCGCGGCCTTCTTCACCCCGCTGCCCGCCGCCGGCGCCTGGCCCTACCTCCTGGCCTCCGCCGTGCTGCACATCGTCTACCAGGCCCTGCTGATGCAGTCGTTCCGCCTGGGCGACTTCGGGCAGATGTACCCCATCGCCCGCGGCACCGCGCCCCTGGTCGTCACGGTCCTGGCCGCCGTCTTCGTCCACGAGGTCCCCGACGCCTGGGCCCTGGCCGGTGTCGCCCTGACCTCCGCCGGGCTGGTGGGCGTCGCCCTCTGGGGCATCCGCGGTTCCGGCACCAAGCCGCACTGGCCGGCCATCATCGCCGCCCTCGCCACCGGCCTCGCCATCGCCTCCTACACGACCGTCGACGGCCTGGGTGTACGCGCCTCCGGCAGCTCCCTCGGCTATATCGCCTGGCTGATGATCCTCGAAGGCATCGTGATCCCCGCCTACGCGCTCGCCGTCCGCCGCCGCCGGCTCCTCACCGAACTCCGCCCCTTCGCGCTGCGCGGGCTGGCCGGCGGGGTGCTCTCCGTCTTCGCCTACGGCCTGGTCCTGTGGGCCCAGACCCGCGCCCCGCTCGCCCCCATCGCCGCACTGCGCGAGTCGTCCATCATCGTCGGCGCCGCCATCGGCGCCCTCTTCTTCAAGGAACGCTTCGGCGCCCCCCGTATCGCCGCGGCGGGCCTGATGGTCGTGGGCATCGGCCTGATGCTGCACACCGGCTGA
- a CDS encoding serine hydrolase domain-containing protein: MSGKQESVVDVQGTVEDGFEPVRDAFMANFARRGERGAAVTVYRHGHKVVDLWGGTKDGDTDPDAADTAPWEAGTAQVIRSATKGIAALVPLLLHQRGQLDLDAPVGTYWPEFKAAGKERVLVRHLLSHRAGLPVLDTPLTPEQAIDGVSGPAALAAQAPAWEPGTDHGYHAQTYSWLIGELVLRVTGRTLGSWIAEEISGPLGLDLWIGLPEAEQSRVGRLASVGTPAPPAATGLRVRPKQSVADAYADPDSLTSRAFAAITPAPDENAPAYRAAELPASAGIATARSLARCYAALIGAVDDHPRLFAPATLTLARTEESAGLDRTLLVQTRFGLGFMLHGPASPLLAPGSFGHPGRGGALACADPETGLAFGYVTNGMQRNVTADPRAQALLRAVSHVAGGARRTSSVVLDPCS, encoded by the coding sequence ATGAGTGGGAAGCAGGAATCAGTGGTGGACGTCCAGGGCACGGTCGAGGACGGCTTCGAGCCGGTCCGGGACGCCTTCATGGCCAACTTCGCGCGGCGCGGTGAGCGGGGCGCGGCGGTCACCGTCTACCGGCACGGACACAAGGTCGTGGACCTGTGGGGCGGCACGAAGGACGGTGACACGGACCCGGACGCGGCGGACACCGCGCCCTGGGAGGCCGGTACGGCCCAGGTGATCCGGTCCGCGACCAAGGGCATCGCCGCCCTCGTCCCGCTGCTGCTGCACCAGCGCGGACAGCTCGACCTCGATGCGCCGGTCGGCACGTACTGGCCCGAGTTCAAGGCCGCCGGCAAGGAACGCGTACTCGTCCGCCATCTGCTCTCGCACCGCGCCGGGCTGCCCGTCCTGGACACCCCGCTCACCCCGGAACAGGCCATCGACGGCGTCAGCGGCCCCGCCGCCCTCGCCGCCCAGGCACCCGCCTGGGAACCCGGCACCGACCACGGCTACCACGCGCAGACCTACAGCTGGCTGATCGGCGAGCTGGTGCTGCGGGTCACCGGCCGCACCCTCGGCAGCTGGATCGCCGAGGAGATATCCGGGCCGCTCGGCCTCGATCTGTGGATCGGCCTGCCCGAGGCGGAGCAGTCCCGCGTCGGCCGGCTGGCTTCCGTCGGGACCCCGGCCCCGCCCGCCGCGACCGGGCTGCGCGTCCGCCCCAAGCAGTCGGTCGCCGACGCGTACGCCGATCCGGACTCGCTCACCAGCCGTGCCTTCGCCGCGATCACTCCGGCGCCCGACGAGAACGCCCCCGCGTACCGGGCCGCCGAGCTGCCCGCCTCGGCCGGTATCGCCACCGCCCGTTCCCTGGCCCGCTGTTACGCCGCGCTCATCGGGGCCGTCGACGACCACCCGCGGCTCTTCGCGCCCGCGACGCTCACCCTCGCCCGGACCGAGGAGTCCGCGGGGCTCGACCGCACCCTCCTGGTGCAGACGCGGTTCGGCCTGGGCTTCATGCTCCACGGACCGGCCTCGCCGCTCCTGGCGCCCGGTTCCTTCGGCCACCCCGGCCGCGGGGGCGCGCTGGCCTGCGCCGATCCGGAGACCGGGCTGGCGTTCGGCTATGTCACCAATGGCATGCAGCGGAATGTGACGGCGGATCCTCGGGCGCAGGCGCTGTTGCGGGCGGTTTCCCACGTTGCCGGGGGAGCCCGCCGTACCTCGTCTGTTGTTCTCGACCCGTGTTCCTGA
- the rsmI gene encoding 16S rRNA (cytidine(1402)-2'-O)-methyltransferase: MTGLLVLAGTPIGEIADAPPRLATELAAADVIAAEDTRRLRRLTQALEVQPSGRVVSYFEGNEAARTPELADALAGGARVLLVTDAGMPSVSDPGYRLVAAAVERGIKVTAVPGPSAVLTALAVSGLPVDRFCFEGFPPRKGGERRSRLREVADERRTLVYFEAPHRLDDTLAAMAEIFGADRRAAVCRELTKTYEEVKRGPLGELVPWAAEGVRGEITIVVEGAPESGPQDLDADELVRRVQVREEAGERRKEAIAAVAADAGLPKREVFDAVVAAKNAAKGSAKSAPKDPARD, encoded by the coding sequence GTGACTGGATTGCTGGTACTTGCAGGGACGCCCATCGGTGAGATCGCGGACGCGCCGCCGCGGCTCGCCACCGAGCTGGCCGCCGCCGATGTGATCGCCGCCGAGGACACCCGGCGGCTGCGCCGGCTGACCCAGGCGCTGGAGGTGCAGCCGTCCGGCCGGGTCGTGTCGTACTTCGAGGGCAACGAGGCGGCCAGGACGCCCGAGCTGGCCGACGCGCTGGCCGGCGGGGCGCGGGTGCTGCTGGTCACGGACGCGGGGATGCCCTCCGTCTCCGACCCCGGCTACCGGCTGGTCGCCGCGGCGGTCGAACGCGGCATCAAGGTCACCGCCGTACCGGGCCCCAGCGCGGTGCTCACCGCGCTGGCCGTCTCCGGTCTGCCCGTGGACCGCTTCTGCTTCGAGGGTTTCCCGCCCCGCAAGGGCGGCGAGCGGCGCTCGCGGCTGCGCGAGGTCGCCGACGAGCGGCGCACCCTCGTCTACTTCGAGGCACCGCACCGCCTGGACGACACCCTCGCCGCGATGGCCGAGATCTTCGGTGCCGACCGGCGCGCCGCGGTCTGCCGCGAGCTGACCAAGACGTACGAGGAGGTCAAGCGCGGGCCGCTGGGCGAACTCGTGCCCTGGGCGGCCGAGGGGGTGCGCGGCGAGATCACCATCGTGGTCGAGGGGGCCCCGGAGAGCGGGCCGCAGGATCTGGACGCCGACGAGCTGGTGCGCCGGGTGCAGGTCCGCGAGGAGGCCGGGGAGCGCCGCAAGGAAGCCATTGCCGCGGTCGCCGCGGACGCCGGACTGCCCAAGCGGGAGGTCTTCGACGCGGTGGTCGCGGCGAAGAACGCCGCCAAGGGCTCCGCGAAGAGCGCCCCGAAGGACCCGGCGCGGGATTGA
- a CDS encoding dolichyl-phosphate-mannose--protein mannosyltransferase: MTSDTTATDAAARPAPELADQPPVWQRRLRRFGYPVRSQGDVRARLVPAFPEPSGRLWAVFGAGPDAAARLARRSGWAGPLLVTLFAGVLRFWNLGSPRKVIFDETYYPKDAWSLLQYGYEGTWAKNANDALVGHPPQLLLSPEHSYVVHPPMGKWLVALGEWAFGMNPFGWRFMVALLGTLSVLLVCRIGRRMMRSTALGCLAGTLLAVDGLHFVMSRTALLDLIVMFWVVAAFGALLVDRDRTRARLAAALPLGPDGVARPDEKVGDRLRLGWRPWRIVAGLCLGLSAATKWNGLYYLAAFALMAVLWDVAARRTAGARRPFRSALRRDVLPAFGATVVVALATYLASWSGWIATKGGYYRDWATTPDGRTGGWTWLPDWLRSLWHYQTEVYSFHTGLTTPHTYQSNPWSWLVLGRPVSYFYEDPKAGQDGCTAAEGCAREVLALGTPLLWWAACFALLYVLYRWLFKRDWRAGAIVCGVAAGYLPWFLYQERTIFLFYAVVFVPFLCLALAMMIGAIIGPPGSAERRRTIGAVGAGVLVLLIVWNFIYFHPLYTGMPIPKSAWHHRMWFDTWV; this comes from the coding sequence GTGACGAGTGACACCACCGCGACCGACGCCGCCGCGCGGCCTGCCCCGGAGCTGGCCGACCAGCCCCCCGTGTGGCAGCGGCGACTGCGCCGCTTCGGATATCCCGTCCGCTCGCAGGGCGATGTCCGCGCGCGGCTGGTGCCCGCCTTCCCCGAGCCGAGCGGACGCCTGTGGGCGGTGTTCGGCGCGGGCCCGGACGCCGCGGCCCGGCTGGCACGCCGGTCGGGCTGGGCCGGTCCGCTGCTGGTGACGCTGTTCGCGGGGGTGCTGCGGTTCTGGAACCTGGGCAGCCCGCGGAAGGTGATATTCGACGAGACGTACTACCCCAAGGACGCCTGGTCGCTGCTCCAGTACGGCTACGAGGGCACCTGGGCCAAGAACGCCAATGACGCGCTGGTCGGGCATCCGCCGCAGCTGCTGCTCTCGCCCGAGCACTCGTATGTCGTCCACCCGCCGATGGGCAAGTGGCTGGTCGCGCTCGGCGAGTGGGCGTTCGGGATGAACCCCTTCGGCTGGCGTTTCATGGTGGCGCTGCTCGGCACCCTCTCGGTGCTGCTGGTCTGTCGTATCGGCCGCCGGATGATGCGGTCGACGGCGCTGGGCTGCCTGGCGGGCACCCTGCTGGCGGTGGACGGTCTGCACTTCGTGATGAGCCGGACCGCGCTGCTCGATCTGATCGTGATGTTCTGGGTGGTGGCCGCGTTCGGTGCGCTGCTGGTGGACCGGGACCGCACCAGAGCCCGGCTGGCGGCGGCGCTGCCGCTCGGCCCGGACGGTGTGGCCCGCCCGGACGAGAAGGTCGGTGACCGGCTGCGGCTGGGGTGGCGGCCGTGGCGGATCGTGGCCGGGCTCTGCCTGGGCCTGTCCGCCGCGACGAAGTGGAACGGCCTCTACTACCTCGCGGCCTTCGCCCTGATGGCGGTGCTGTGGGATGTCGCGGCACGCCGTACGGCAGGCGCCCGGCGCCCGTTCCGCTCGGCCCTGCGCCGCGATGTCCTGCCCGCTTTCGGGGCCACGGTCGTCGTCGCCCTCGCCACGTATCTCGCGTCGTGGTCGGGCTGGATCGCCACCAAGGGCGGCTACTACCGCGACTGGGCGACCACACCGGACGGCCGGACGGGCGGCTGGACCTGGCTGCCGGACTGGCTGCGCAGCCTGTGGCACTACCAGACCGAGGTCTACTCCTTCCACACCGGACTGACCACCCCGCACACCTATCAGTCCAACCCCTGGAGCTGGCTCGTCCTGGGCCGCCCGGTCTCGTACTTCTACGAGGACCCCAAGGCCGGCCAGGACGGCTGCACGGCGGCCGAGGGCTGCGCCCGTGAGGTGCTGGCGCTGGGCACCCCGCTGCTGTGGTGGGCGGCCTGCTTCGCGCTCCTCTATGTCCTCTACCGCTGGCTGTTCAAGCGGGACTGGCGGGCCGGGGCGATCGTCTGCGGGGTCGCGGCGGGCTATCTGCCGTGGTTCCTCTACCAGGAGCGGACCATCTTCCTCTTCTACGCGGTGGTGTTCGTCCCGTTCCTGTGTCTGGCGCTGGCGATGATGATCGGCGCGATCATCGGCCCGCCGGGCTCGGCCGAGCGCCGCCGCACGATCGGCGCGGTCGGGGCCGGTGTCCTGGTGCTCCTGATCGTGTGGAATTTCATCTACTTCCATCCGCTCTATACGGGAATGCCGATCCCGAAGTCGGCCTGGCACCACCGGATGTGGTTCGACACCTGGGTGTGA
- a CDS encoding TIGR01777 family oxidoreductase has protein sequence MKIVIPGGTGQVGNILNRALSAAGHEVVVLTRRPVREGEVHWDGATLGPWAAAVDGSDVVINLAGRSVSCRYTPANLQEMMSSRVDSARVVGEAIAAAARPPRVWLQMSTATLYAHRFDAPHDEATGVVGGSEPGVPGYWAYSVEIAEAWERAQEQARTPDTRKVALRSAMVMSPDRGGVFDVLLRLARLGLGGPVAGGAQYVSWIHDRDFVRAVEFLTDRGDLTGPVNLSAPAPLPQRGFMRALRAAWGVPVGLPATKWMAELGAFALRSDTELLLKSRRVVPGRLLEAGFAFEYDAWPEAANDLVRRVRGARAAG, from the coding sequence ATGAAGATAGTGATACCCGGCGGAACCGGTCAGGTGGGCAACATCCTGAACCGTGCGCTGAGCGCCGCGGGCCATGAGGTCGTGGTGCTGACCAGACGTCCGGTGCGGGAGGGGGAAGTGCACTGGGACGGTGCGACGCTCGGCCCCTGGGCGGCGGCGGTCGACGGCAGCGACGTCGTGATCAACCTGGCCGGACGCAGCGTCAGTTGCCGCTACACCCCGGCCAACCTCCAGGAGATGATGAGCTCGCGGGTGGACTCCGCCCGGGTCGTGGGCGAAGCGATCGCCGCGGCCGCCCGCCCGCCCCGCGTATGGCTTCAGATGAGCACCGCCACCCTCTACGCCCACCGCTTCGACGCCCCGCACGACGAGGCGACCGGTGTCGTCGGCGGCTCGGAGCCCGGCGTCCCGGGCTACTGGGCGTACAGCGTCGAGATCGCCGAGGCCTGGGAGCGGGCACAGGAGCAGGCCAGGACACCGGACACCCGCAAGGTCGCCCTGCGCTCCGCCATGGTGATGAGCCCGGATCGCGGCGGGGTGTTCGACGTCCTGCTGCGGCTGGCGCGGCTGGGGCTCGGCGGCCCGGTGGCGGGCGGCGCACAGTATGTGTCCTGGATACATGACCGCGACTTCGTCCGCGCGGTCGAGTTCCTGACCGACCGCGGCGACCTCACCGGGCCGGTGAATCTCTCCGCCCCCGCTCCGCTGCCGCAGCGCGGGTTCATGCGTGCGCTGCGGGCCGCCTGGGGTGTCCCGGTGGGGCTGCCGGCCACCAAGTGGATGGCCGAGCTGGGCGCATTCGCGCTGCGTTCCGACACCGAACTCCTGCTCAAGAGCCGACGGGTGGTACCCGGCCGGCTGCTCGAAGCGGGGTTCGCCTTCGAGTACGACGCGTGGCCGGAGGCCGCGAACGACCTGGTACGGCGCGTCCGCGGCGCACGAGCCGCCGGCTGA
- a CDS encoding energy-coupling factor ABC transporter ATP-binding protein, whose translation MDPLSTTAPAPSLAVSRLAYAYPDGHQALFGVDLTVGRGERVALLGPNGAGKTTLVLHLNGILEAGAGRVEVAGLPVAKAHLAEIRRRVGIVFQDPDDQLFMPTVREDVAFGPASSGLRGAALEERVTEALTQVGMEDFADRPPHHLSFGQRRRVAVATVLAMRPEILVLDEPSSNLDPASRRELADILRSLDVTVLMVTHDLPYALELCPRSVVLSGGVIVADGTTQELLCDEELMRTHRLELPFGFDPRSVDVPQ comes from the coding sequence ATGGACCCTTTGAGCACCACCGCCCCCGCCCCCTCCCTCGCCGTCTCCCGGCTCGCCTACGCCTACCCCGACGGCCACCAGGCGCTCTTCGGCGTCGACCTCACCGTCGGCCGCGGTGAGCGGGTCGCCCTGCTCGGGCCCAACGGGGCCGGCAAGACCACCCTCGTCCTGCACCTCAACGGCATCCTCGAAGCGGGCGCAGGACGCGTCGAGGTCGCCGGGCTCCCGGTCGCCAAGGCGCACCTCGCGGAGATCCGCCGCCGTGTCGGCATCGTCTTCCAGGACCCCGACGACCAGCTGTTCATGCCCACCGTCCGCGAAGACGTCGCCTTCGGTCCGGCCTCCTCCGGGCTGCGCGGCGCCGCACTGGAGGAGAGGGTCACCGAGGCGCTCACCCAGGTCGGCATGGAGGACTTCGCCGACCGGCCGCCGCACCATCTCTCCTTCGGCCAGCGCCGCCGGGTCGCCGTCGCGACCGTGCTGGCGATGCGGCCGGAGATCCTGGTCCTCGACGAGCCGTCCTCCAATCTCGACCCGGCCTCCCGCCGTGAACTCGCCGACATCCTCCGGTCGTTGGACGTCACGGTCCTGATGGTCACGCACGATCTGCCGTACGCGCTGGAGCTGTGCCCGCGCTCCGTCGTGCTCTCCGGAGGCGTGATCGTGGCCGACGGGACCACCCAGGAGTTGCTGTGCGACGAGGAACTGATGCGCACCCACCGGCTGGAGCTGCCCTTCGGGTTCGATCCGCGGTCGGTCGACGTTCCGCAATGA
- a CDS encoding penicillin-binding transpeptidase domain-containing protein: protein MRREVKYGLIGGSVALVAGVVGGFTLFGGSDESPQEVRSADGKAGDGSPEVPTGPVSAKEVQTTSQEFLTAWQSGDAAKAAGLTNDPEKCKAALQSLGKQARFSKVALKPGAPTGGKVPYTVAAQIDYKGTKAAYSYRTSATVQRDKTTGKPQIAWQPAMLHPGLAKGDQLRTGEAEAPPIKAVDRNGAALTPEAHPALAGVLDSLRDKYGDKTDGKPGVELFIHRAKSAKPADQLPDKTLKVLSKGTPGTLKTTLDAKLQAAAERAVKGKKSASAAAVKPSTGEILALANSPEKGFNMATQGSLAPGSTMKIVTAAMLMDKGMTSPGKAHPCPKYVTVGGWKFQNLDKSEIPHGTFAQSFAASCNNAFISQAKHLSDDDLTKEARDVFGIGLNWQTGIPTFDGAVPVQSDAQMAASLIGQGGVRMNPLNVASLSATVRAGSFHQPYIVSPSLDNRTLAKASRTMKPSTLSGLKSLMKLTATSGTAAEAMAGVSGDIGAKTGSAEVDNQKKPNAWFSAYRDDVAAAAVVPASGHGGSNAGPVVRAILTAG, encoded by the coding sequence ATGCGCCGTGAGGTGAAGTACGGGCTGATCGGCGGATCGGTGGCCCTGGTGGCGGGAGTCGTGGGCGGCTTCACGCTGTTCGGCGGCTCGGACGAGTCCCCGCAGGAGGTCAGATCGGCGGACGGCAAGGCGGGCGACGGCTCGCCCGAGGTGCCGACCGGCCCGGTGTCGGCCAAGGAAGTCCAGACGACGTCACAGGAGTTCCTGACCGCCTGGCAGTCCGGCGACGCGGCCAAGGCGGCCGGACTCACGAACGACCCGGAGAAGTGCAAGGCCGCGCTGCAGTCCCTCGGCAAGCAGGCACGGTTCTCGAAGGTGGCGCTGAAGCCGGGCGCGCCGACCGGCGGCAAGGTGCCGTACACCGTCGCCGCGCAGATCGACTACAAGGGCACCAAGGCGGCGTACTCGTACCGCACCTCCGCGACCGTGCAGCGCGACAAGACCACCGGGAAGCCGCAGATCGCCTGGCAGCCGGCGATGCTGCACCCGGGCCTGGCCAAGGGCGATCAGCTGCGTACGGGCGAGGCCGAGGCGCCGCCGATCAAGGCAGTGGACCGCAACGGCGCCGCGCTGACCCCCGAGGCGCATCCGGCGCTGGCCGGGGTGCTGGACAGCCTGCGGGACAAGTACGGCGACAAGACCGACGGCAAGCCCGGCGTGGAGCTGTTCATCCACCGCGCCAAGAGCGCCAAGCCGGCCGACCAGTTGCCCGACAAGACGCTGAAGGTGCTCTCCAAGGGGACGCCGGGCACCCTCAAGACCACCCTGGACGCCAAGCTCCAGGCGGCGGCCGAGCGCGCGGTCAAGGGCAAGAAGTCCGCCTCCGCGGCCGCGGTCAAGCCCAGCACCGGTGAGATCCTGGCGCTCGCCAACTCCCCGGAAAAGGGCTTCAACATGGCGACGCAGGGGTCGCTCGCCCCCGGCTCGACGATGAAGATCGTGACCGCGGCGATGCTGATGGACAAGGGCATGACCTCGCCGGGCAAGGCGCACCCGTGCCCCAAGTACGTGACGGTCGGCGGCTGGAAGTTCCAGAACCTCGACAAGTCCGAGATCCCGCACGGCACCTTCGCGCAGAGCTTCGCGGCGTCCTGCAACAACGCCTTCATCTCGCAGGCCAAGCACCTCAGCGACGACGATCTGACCAAGGAGGCCCGGGACGTCTTCGGCATCGGCCTGAACTGGCAGACCGGCATCCCCACCTTCGACGGCGCGGTGCCGGTGCAGAGCGACGCCCAGATGGCGGCCTCGCTGATCGGCCAGGGCGGGGTGCGGATGAACCCCCTCAATGTCGCCTCGCTCTCCGCGACCGTCCGCGCCGGCTCGTTCCACCAGCCGTACATCGTCTCGCCCTCGCTGGACAACCGGACGCTCGCCAAGGCGTCCCGCACGATGAAGCCGTCCACCCTCAGCGGTCTGAAGTCGCTGATGAAGCTGACGGCCACCTCCGGTACGGCCGCCGAGGCGATGGCCGGGGTCAGCGGTGACATCGGCGCCAAGACCGGCTCTGCCGAGGTCGACAACCAGAAGAAGCCCAACGCCTGGTTCTCCGCCTACCGCGACGACGTCGCCGCGGCGGCCGTCGTCCCGGCGAGCGGCCACGGCGGCTCCAACGCGGGCCCGGTGGTCCGCGCCATCCTCACCGCCGGCTGA
- a CDS encoding alpha/beta hydrolase — protein sequence MGRRPCWWRVPPGPCYGAPPVLVVNAKHDLAAPPAGARRRAQEFPEGRLAVVDRVGHRLYRKDPSGRLPVQAIDTCLLTLKTPPPGTAYPSNREADGRYLPAAGCDVPAPGHTGSGTRTVRCATREPDEDSDTRRNRSGGQHPEPCAERRGP from the coding sequence GTGGGGCGGCGTCCCTGCTGGTGGCGGGTGCCGCCGGGCCCCTGTTACGGGGCACCGCCGGTCCTGGTGGTGAACGCCAAGCACGACCTGGCGGCCCCGCCGGCGGGTGCGCGGCGCAGGGCGCAGGAATTCCCGGAGGGACGGCTCGCCGTCGTCGACAGGGTGGGCCACCGGCTCTACCGCAAGGACCCGTCGGGGCGCCTCCCGGTACAGGCGATCGACACCTGTCTCCTTACGCTGAAGACCCCGCCCCCGGGCACGGCCTACCCCTCGAACCGAGAGGCCGACGGGCGGTATCTGCCGGCGGCCGGGTGTGATGTTCCCGCACCCGGCCACACGGGAAGCGGGACCAGGACTGTCCGTTGCGCGACGAGGGAGCCCGATGAAGATAGTGATACCCGGCGGAACCGGTCAGGTGGGCAACATCCTGAACCGTGCGCTGAGCGCCGCGGGCCATGA